Below is a genomic region from Pleuronectes platessa chromosome 2, fPlePla1.1, whole genome shotgun sequence.
TTCTTGTTGTGACACATTACGTACTTTAAAAGGATTAGAAAATAGAAATCCTTAACAAATGCTTATATTTATGGTATGTAATGTTAGAAAGTGACTTGTttactaaaaaagaaaaagactactgacaggggcacttcaggtGCCAATCGGATTCCCCTCTCTGTTATATCTGgatgttatttgtttgttatttgaatCTGTTATGTTATTGATCTGTCATATATATCAGATCAAAtctgccagattttttttccatgaagatccatgaattaattCTATCAGCCTTAATCTATATAGCAGATGAATGGACTTTAGACGTCTGCGTTTCTCATTCTCatcgtgttttttttaacctgacAACCCTCAGTTCTTTGGATGTTTTGGCCGCGAGTCTGACAAACTGCCTCACATTCTCTATGTGGTGAAACACAAGACAATGGAAAAGAAATTGTCTTACAGGTCTAACCCATTCGAGCCACTACAACTTCTTTTAACTTGAGCAATCTCACATGCAACTTTCCTGTTTCCAAACCTGTTATAGCTGACAATTTAAACTGAGTGTGAGTGGAGCTCTGAGAACTGTAACCATGACTCAGGCTTTCTCAGGATCAGTATCTGACATACCCAACTGGAGAAACAGAATTATGCAGTGTGAACGAATGAAGTGtagaagaaacacacattacTTGGATAATACTAACCGAATGCCGGACCTCCTGGCATAGTGTGAAAACAAGGCCATACGAACACCCATCTATTATTTGCTCAGCGTCTGCTGACCGCTCTAGCTCGGTGACGTACTCGGACTGCAAATTACATCAAGGTCCCTGGTGAGTCGAGAGTCGGTTGTACAATCAAAGCTTAAGAGGTTAAGCATTCTTCAATTTAATcagatcacacacatacacacagacacacggaccAATGGATTGGATCAATTACCCTTCCTGATAAGGCAGTTTCCAAAAAGaagcctccacttcctcttccaCATCAGCCACTGAGAAAGAAGAGGGATGGAGAACACATAGCTAAACTATCATGCACAACAATATATGGAagactttgttgtgtttttcagttttttatatcAAGTTTCAGGTTGATGGCTCTTTAATAACAGAAGTCGCCCCTTTCGTCTTGATGCACTACAACAGGTTTTGATACGGCACCCAAGTAtaaggagatgtgcctcactaaaaataaaagacaattaTGATGTTATAATGACCTGGGTATCCCCCATGGAAAGAGGCTGATTAGACCGGCTGAAGAGATATTCTAATTAGGCCTTGTGATTTTATGGTTTGACTTGTTACCAATGTGGGGATAAAATATATGTTTCATATTCTGTGCTGCATCTTTGATTTTCTGCCAGATACAATGATAACATCTGGGCTCGTATGTTTTTCAGAAAACAAGAACGTGATCACACACCCAGATTCATTCACTGAGCAGAGTGGAGGATCACTTCCCCATTCACATCCCCTTGGTTACGGCATAATCAGTATGCCAGGCCCCACACGTCAGCCATGGGCAATGATCCGCTCGGTGTTTGATTTGTGGGGGGGGATGTGAGTTGAGTGCAGGTTGGACACTGCAGCTCCACTGACGGAGACCGATATCGAAGCAGGCAGCGTCTAAAGTCACCGAACCTGCGCAACTCTGTAAGCTGCTTTATCTGCAGGTAATCCATTAGGCTCAGTGGGATGGATCCCAGCATCGCTACAGGTTACAACCTACCTGGTCGCCTATAAATCTACCTGTGTACATATGTAATGAAGCGTTCatcatatttttaaatacagaaaTCCTCAAATAAAGTTTGGGGTTTTAACCAAAGGTTATCAATAATATAGTGGAGgacttatttttttaaacatatgttTTATATAAACTATTTTGCATttctaatatataataaaactaTTGCTGCCCTGGTGCCATAAACTGAATAGTGCAGTGTATGTTTCCAGAATATACACAGAGCCTGCTGGATGTCGTGGAGCTGAGACAGGATTGGTAATGGGATTGTCACAGCTTAGCTTGCACAGAAACATTGGGGATTGACTATTTGACAGTGAACTGTTGCACATGGTGGAAAAATCCTGAAGTGTAATAGCTCACACAAGATTAGTGTGAGTCTGACAAGTGCAGTAGGTGTCGCTCACAACCCAAACCCGAATGCTAAGTACTCGACATTCCCCGTCGAGCACTCAGAGGATCATAGCGGAATATATATATTCCACTATGAGCACCGCTGCTGCTATAGGATTAGGACAGAATAACAGTAGGCGCAGTTCAGTCATGTAGAGCATGGCTTCTTCTACAAGAGATTGTAGATTTCTTGTTATATCACACTAAGACTTTCATTGTCTGAATAGACTGTGACTTGTACCAATATCTCATCTTGTCAGCCAACAACACAACCAAGTCAACAgttaataaaagaaatgtttgacaTTGGACTTTGAAATGTCTGTGCCATCCGAGGCCTGGCAGATAACTGtggtttcatttcttttttattattatttggcaGCAGGATTCAAAGCAAGGACGTCTGCTCCCTCATCAGAGAGGTGCTCCATTTTTCAACATCTGGACTGCCAGTTATAATTTCATTACTGGTCACTGAAATAGTGTCTAGCTCCTTCATCAATGATGCATGGCTCTCATAAGAATGAGGCGCATCTTTATGTTTTGTCCTTTCAAGCTGCACTTACCAAGACATTTTAATACAAAGCCTTGTCGACCTAAAGCAAAGTGGGGATACAAACAATGATTTTGAAAACAAACTTCAACAGGATAGGAGTTTTCCCTTAATTTTTTCCAATATCTTGAAATAATTCAATATTTTCTTAATTATACATGCCCATTAGATTCTTTCATTTGAGGGGTAGAGTCAGCAACTAGTCGGCATATAGACACATATGCATTTTGGTTTGACTATTTTGCAGAAGGCAATACAAGCAGGTTTGAGGCTGCTATATTGATCACTAGCTACACTCTGAATTCTGCACTGGAAGAACCCCTTATctcattctttttctttcttgcagCGCAATTGCTTCCAGTCATAAATTATCTTTGTGTTCTGCTATTTCGCGCTTGACTTTGTTTCAATGGAGTGTTGGGGAGTATCTGATGACCGCTCCTtgcacccccccgcccccctgtACATTGGTATGGGGCAGGACAAAGCTGAAAATCGGTCCAACTCTGAAATAAATGCACGACTCAGAAATTGGACTCAAATCGATCGGTGTATGCCCTACTTCCTTCTAAGTAATATTTGCATGTTCTTGAAGTGACAAATTCTAAGACAGTTCTCACTTTTAATGATCAAAACTTGACAAGCCCTAGTCCTGCTACATCATATTAGCCTATAACATTTTTGGTTGGATTTTCTAATTTTTCCAACTTTTTTGAAATGTGTACTATTTGAAGCCGCCCGGTAAACACATGTACACAGTAACACCATCAAACATTAAGGGTCAATGTTGTCTAAAACAattttatttatgatttatttccctcaaaaaaaatttgttttagtttggtgAGGTGCCACTTTCTGTTACCACTCTCAAAATACAAGCATGAGATGACATATCAGACTCTTTCTGGTGGGGAAGTTCACCTCATGTAATTTGATAGGGGTTGCTAGGTGACCATCCTGGAACGGAGCCATTCATTGGCAGCCCAGCTCTTCAACAGTCAGGATTTGATAACAGCCTGAACTTTCTGAACTTCCCAATGCAGTCAGAGTTTCCTCCTGATTTGCCATCTGATTCAGCGGACATGTGACACGCGTCATGAGGTTTGAAGACATACTGATGTCTTTATAGATTGTTTGTTATGGAACTATGATTTATCAAAAAAAGCACAACAAAGAGCCTCACATTCATAATTGCTTGTGACATCGGGTTTAAATTCAACGTAGTGTTTTCAGGTGTAAAATAGCAGACAGGATTTAGCTGCTAGTGTTCAGAAATCCTCCAAAATCTGTGCTCTACTTTTCTCAAAGGCCAAAGACACAGATAATATCCAGCCACATCCTTCCACATAGCTGTAAAGTATATTATGATAATCTATTGATGTCTTAAATAGGAAGCTACTGCTAACAGCGGGttatcttagcttagcataaaaagTGGGAAAAGAGGGAAACAGTTAGCTAGGTTTCGTTAAacttttttaaagaataaacaTGTCATTTGTTACGGATGACTTGTCATAACTATGTCATTTCAACTCAACCACTCCAGACTGGGAACAAATGAAGCACAACCTCTCATAAAACTGCATCATGTTTATGTTTTGCAGACTTTCTTTTGAATAGGAATAGATATACGCTCTCATTCAGTAGAGCGTGTATCCCTCCCAAGAGCCAATAGTCTCAAAAAATGTAACTAAGCCTTATAGTAAAGGCCACATTATGTTTCTCAGCTACATAATGGAAATAGTTCCAGGTTCCTAACTCTATTTATTACTATACAGCAGCTGAAAAAACCCTACATCCgataaaagcacatttaaatgatttttctttGGATCCATAAAAAATTGGATCAAGATTCAtgagaaaatgtatatatatattaacataaTTCTCAGAGAACTCGatgtaaatgttgaaaaagcCCTATCTGGCAATCTTAATGAAAGtgcaaaaaaattgaaattaaacaattgaACCTACTGGCTCTTCCCTGATCCACACTACATACTTTccccaagttttgtggtaatctctACTGGAATTTTTTTGTTGTGCTATACGCTAACTTACTCCTGGCTGTAGCTTCATGTTTGGAGTACAGACATGAGAGTGATATTGATCCTCTCATGTAACTCTATTTATCTAACTATTTCCCAAAACTGCCAAACTGTTTTGGTTTCTAATCCCTGGATGTGAACCAAATCAGGTGCAAAGAAAAACCCAATGTGAACAGAGCGAATTCAGGTAACCCTCACAGAGGAAAATATACAGGTCAACACCCTGTGCCATTGGCTTCTCCACTGGGCcacacaaacaaccaatcaACTTGTCAGCAGTCTCTACTCGGCAGACGACTTCCATCTGCCCACCGACATAACTTCGTCTCTCTCTGCCCCAATGTGGATCGAGCATTGATCCCAATTCTGGGTGAAACACGGTCTCCATCCTAATTAACCCAGATGTAGATATTAATAGAATGAAAGGAGGTCTAGACTAGAAATGGGGCAGATTGAGAGGAGGTGGTCCTGATATCGGAATGGTCACACTGAAGTGGGACACCTTCACCCCTCCTTTGACAGGGGAATACAGCCTGCTTCTATATAAAAACACCCCCTGGCCCTTTTTAATTGGTCCCATCCCTCTAGAGGCTGGAGTGCGATGGGAAGCTGAGAATATCTACATGTGGAGGCTGCGTCGCATGAACACAGAAATGTCAAAGTGATGGAGACGCATGATAGTTGTAGCTTTGCATAGGAATTTTACTTTGTGGAATGACGTAGGCATAATCTCTTCTATTACACGCGGTGTAAAGATCAATTCTGTAGCCCGTGTTGTTATTAAAATAAACCTATTAGACAAATGATTCTTTAGCTCCTTCAAGATTCATATAGTGTGAAATGAGGCGTAGATTCGCGAGGACAAGATACAAGACTGTGAATCCAGAGAGACAGGTCCTATACTGAGCAGGGGCCCTGTAGATGAAAACGATTTCACATGTGTAAAAATAGATGGAAATGTAAACGAGGTTACTCAcgaggaaaaataaaactttttcaaatttaatttttcattgCATAATTTTACACTGAGTGGGAAAGAGTGTTAACGCTGAGCGactaaacaggaaacaaaacagatgTAAAACAAATTTTGCATTATTTGAGAATAGATAAATCCAGTGGAAGGAACACTACACACTTGTTAGCGCCACAGAGACACGCTTTCCTCTGAAGTCCCTCTGTCCTATTGGCCTGCACATCAGTGTCTCTCTTTGTGGACAGCACCTCTACAGGTGTTTGGTTACTGTATCCTCCTGAGTAGTCAAACGTCAGCTCCTCGTGTGCCTTAAGGTCCTGTCCAGCAAACAGCGCCAGTCTGGGGACTATAGAGTGCACACGGACCGGCAGCATGAGCAGGTTGGGCTCGCAGGAATGATTCAGAAAGCGGCCTACATTCCCCACCACAGCTGGGTCCACAAATGTCTCCATTACAGAGCCAGTACCTGCATGCTCCCTCACAGCGATGATGTAATTGTTTTCTTCAGATCTCTGGGTGAGCTGTCTGCGTCTGGCCTCCCCAAAACTGATGACCTCCCCTgcatactcacacacaaacatcccatGTGGGATTGATTCTAATGTCCGTACACCCCAGCCCCTGTTCCCCGTGCTGAAAACCTCCAGCCTGAGTCGGAGTCCTCTCTGGACAACACGGTTAAAGCAGGTGTCGCCGCAGCAGCAAAGGGTATTACACTCAAACACGGGTGAGCAGTAACCAGAATCTGTTCGGCTAAGGTCCAGTAGTGTGCCGGTGCCATCATATGCCTGCCTGTGAACCTTCAGGCAGGAGCAGCTCTCAGCGCAGCAGGAGAGGGAACGACAGGAGCATCCAGGGAGGGTGACTTCACTGGGATCAGCTGTGCAACCAGGTCCCTCAACGTTATCTGGGGAATACTGAAGAGTAAAGCATAGTCAACATTATAGAATGTTGAGTGATTGAAGAAATTTGCAAATACGATTTGTACTAAAACAATTAAATGATTATTTGAAAATTATAATCTAAAACTGATCAATTCTTTGCAAAATACCGAACATTAACTGGTTTCAGCTTGTTAGTGTGATTTTGCTGCTTGACATTATGCTGCGGTAGACTGAATgtgtaaaaaattatatttgaagACATGAATTATCAGCATCAGGAGGTCTTGACATATTTCTTTTCACTATTTTAAGCagattaataaatacaaaatataatcatTAGTTGCGGCACCAATACAGAGTACAGAAAAGGTATTTTTAGTTAAAGGAAATATTAGAGGATCTACCACTTCATACTTTAAAAATCATCAAACTACTTTAACAGCCACAAACCACAGTTTCAGTAAATGCTATACCACTTACATGTCCTTAAGAATTTGTAAAATGTGTAAAGTACAGGCATGAAGGCATTTGAGAGCGTCAGTAGCGAGAAGAGTAAAGTAGGACAACTCCTTTGGTACTAGagaggcttttttttctcttcatcctTATACTGCAGTGAAGTGATAtgtctgtgtctttttttgATGATTTGctgccatctgctggaaatgttatttattattattattattatggttattattattattatatgttttcCTATCACTCGTCAATGAAGAATTCTATTGCAGTGGCATCCCTATAGCTGTATGTACAAGCTCAAACTTGCTATTCCCTCTAGAATGTCTGTGTACTTATGCTGTTACTGCTCATCTCATCAGATCTACATGACAGCAACATTATAATATCTTCAAAAGTCTTGGTTTTTACAACCTTGAGGGTATATTATTTATACATCGGCCTGACTGATATAGATAGTAGATATTATTTGACAGCAAGTGTAGTGTATCAGTGTTTTTATTGGCTGACAAAGAAACTGTGGCACTGACAGTTATGAGGTAAAAACAGTACTGACTACTTAATTATTTTTTGCGGAAATAAAACGCTAAATACACTCATGTATTGTGATAACAGTGCCTTATGAAGGACCAAAAGGTCTGATTATGATCAATTTGACAGAAATCCATCAATCAGTACCGTGTTGTATTTGTTAAACTGTCAAATATGGTATTAGAGCTGGGAAACAATATCATTAATTATTACAATataatcaatagcaatataacaaatgtatagatatatacatgtgtgtacattgtgtaagcacagtggGGAGGTATAACATATGTTATCCACTTCAGACATGTAAAATGTTcagctgtttatcaagtgtctGTCATTCTCTGCTTATACCGacaagtttaaaaccacaaccttcactcaggagcaggaATCACTCTTTAAACTTACTTCTGAGATTCATTCAAACAGAATCAGCTTTATTGGCCTGGTATATGTGCACATACACGGAGGTTGACTCAGCGTTGCTCTCAGTGTATGTAAAGACAACAGAGAGACAATACAATACTTTCAAAGAATAATGAATGAGAAGTGAAAACACTGAGCTGCTCTCTATGTTTACCCTGTACGATAGAATACAAGTGCAGAGAGATatacacattatttacattgtacACGTTAGAGATTACACTTCTATAGATGGTGAATATGTGCAATCACATAAACATTCCTCACACTGTGTGACTTTTGAAGAGAACACAGACATTTCTAATCATTAGTAAGACCTGAGCTTTTCCTCGCATGGTGGTTAGTGAGTTTCCATCACATAGATACAAATGTATTCATGTACATCTCTGTCAATCACGTCCATTTTGAGAATAATACAACCAGAATAATTTTACATTGTGACACTTGGATATAAAACATAGACTGAGAAGTTTAACAAGCTAAAACAAAATCTTTACAGATTTAACTTTCTAAAGGCTTAGCTGTTAGCACAGATGTGCTACGTTAATGTACCTGGAATTCAGGAAGCGTCCGTACGCCTGCGCTGCAGTTAATCAGAACAGGAACATCCTCCAGACCGTGACTCAAATCCACAGCACGAGTCCTGTCCGTGGACTGCATGATTCTGTCCACGGACACGTTCATTTCTCTGGTTCACACTCAGTCAGGCGTGGTGGGGATGTAAACAAAGCTGCTACTTCCGGTAATCTAATGACGGATCAGCCCCTTCTAGTGGCATGTTGGGTTCATTACACTCCTGTAGCAAGCCTTTGTCACATTAGACATGTTTGACTTGTCATAATATGAAAAGAACAGGTACCACTGATAACTTTAAGCAGAAGTCTGTTCAGTTAAAGTGCCCCATCATGAATTGTGACAGTGAGGCCGCAGGTAAAAACCCAACACCCACTTTACCGTTACTGAAGCAGTTGAAAGAAATCCAGCTTCTTTATTTTTACTATTTATACAAATGAGTTATCCTTCTGTTCAACAATGAAAACGGTCTCCAGGTGAGGTGGTGGTTTGAACATTGTGTTTAGTGAAAGTGGAGAAAGTGGACAGGAGCTTGTTTAAGGATTAAGACAGCAAAGTATGACATATCTGATCCAGGTTGCAGATAGAATATGAAACCATTACTTGACAGAAACACAGgctgtaaatgaagatggatgaatctccacttcctcacaaTATCTACAAATGAAGCCCAAAATGACTCAGATCAAAATAGTTTGTTATcactttggggagctgtcatgtctatATTTATTTGCTGTCACATTTGTTACAAAATTCATCCCCTTTTCCAATAATAATCCTCACATCTCTCCTTGTCCACCATTATCACCTCTAAGCAGCACAAGAAGTGGTCTAACAGC
It encodes:
- the setmar gene encoding histone-lysine N-methyltransferase SETMAR, which gives rise to MNVSVDRIMQSTDRTRAVDLSHGLEDVPVLINCSAGVRTLPEFQYSPDNVEGPGCTADPSEVTLPGCSCRSLSCCAESCSCLKVHRQAYDGTGTLLDLSRTDSGYCSPVFECNTLCCCGDTCFNRVVQRGLRLRLEVFSTGNRGWGVRTLESIPHGMFVCEYAGEVISFGEARRRQLTQRSEENNYIIAVREHAGTGSVMETFVDPAVVGNVGRFLNHSCEPNLLMLPVRVHSIVPRLALFAGQDLKAHEELTFDYSGGYSNQTPVEVLSTKRDTDVQANRTEGLQRKACLCGANKCVVFLPLDLSILK